A genomic region of Jeotgalibaca ciconiae contains the following coding sequences:
- the whiA gene encoding DNA-binding protein WhiA, translating into MSYASDVKKELTTLEVHREHAKAELTALIRMNGSVSIHNQGFVLNIQSENAAIARRMYSLLKEHYQAEGELLVRRKMKLKKNNIYIVRLKYGVREILDELDIFDGLSFKTHISDEIMNNEQKQRSYLRGAFLAGGSVNSPETSRYHLEIYSNYEDHNQDICEIMNQFDLNARTIDRRNGYITYLKEAEKIADFLALVGAHNSMMKFEDIRIVRDMRNSVNRLVNCENANMNKTIDAAAKQIENIEFIEEMVGLDKLPEKLREIAVLRVENPEVSMKELGEMVPSGEISKSGINHRIRKINEFAEKLRKKETVY; encoded by the coding sequence TTGTCTTATGCTTCAGATGTAAAAAAAGAATTAACCACTTTAGAAGTCCATAGAGAACATGCAAAAGCTGAATTGACGGCTTTGATAAGAATGAACGGATCAGTCAGTATTCACAATCAAGGTTTTGTTCTTAATATTCAGTCTGAAAATGCTGCAATCGCAAGAAGGATGTATTCATTATTGAAAGAGCATTATCAGGCCGAAGGTGAATTACTTGTTCGTAGAAAGATGAAACTAAAGAAAAATAATATTTATATTGTTCGTTTAAAATACGGCGTTCGTGAAATACTGGATGAATTGGATATTTTCGACGGATTAAGTTTTAAAACGCATATTTCTGATGAAATCATGAATAATGAACAAAAACAACGATCCTATTTACGAGGAGCATTTTTAGCGGGAGGATCTGTGAACAGCCCAGAGACAAGCCGCTACCATTTAGAGATCTATTCGAATTATGAAGATCATAATCAGGACATTTGTGAGATTATGAATCAGTTTGATCTGAATGCTCGGACAATTGATCGACGAAATGGCTATATTACTTACTTAAAAGAGGCGGAGAAAATCGCTGATTTTCTTGCATTAGTTGGTGCACATAACTCAATGATGAAATTTGAGGACATTCGTATTGTTCGTGATATGCGTAATTCAGTCAACCGCCTTGTAAATTGCGAGAATGCCAATATGAACAAAACAATCGATGCTGCAGCCAAACAAATTGAAAACATTGAATTTATCGAAGAAATGGTAGGTTTAGACAAATTACCAGAAAAATTAAGAGAAATTGCCGTTTTACGAGTGGAAAACCCGGAAGTAAGTATGAAGGAATTAGGTGAAATGGTTCCGAGCGGTGAAATTTCAAAGTCCGGAATTAACCACCGTATTCGAAAAATCAATGAATTTGCAGAAAAATTACGTAAGAAAGAAACCGTTTATTGA
- the cas2 gene encoding CRISPR-associated endonuclease Cas2 yields MLLLVCFDLPRETQRERKQANKYKKRLIELGFTMKQYSLYEREIRQQSTRKKVIETLRKELPDVGAITLYLLPDEVHDGQITILGERAINRTIRNPKLIIL; encoded by the coding sequence ATGCTATTACTAGTTTGTTTTGATTTACCTAGAGAGACTCAAAGAGAACGAAAACAGGCAAACAAATACAAGAAAAGATTAATTGAGCTAGGTTTTACGATGAAGCAGTATAGTTTATATGAGCGCGAAATTAGGCAACAATCGACAAGGAAGAAAGTTATCGAGACTTTAAGAAAAGAATTACCAGATGTTGGTGCAATTACACTCTATTTATTACCAGATGAAGTTCATGATGGACAGATTACAATTTTAGGAGAACGTGCTATTAATAGGACTATTCGAAATCCGAAGTTAATTATTTTATGA
- a CDS encoding LTA synthase family protein gives MLQKIKETNPKRYGFFLIAVILFWLKTYLSYQLEFSLGVDGFYQQILLFINPLASTIIILGISLWFSDAKKGYRALLVTYFLNTLLLFANILYYREFTDFITIKTILSSFSLSGGIGASALSMLNLRDVLYWIDLFFLAWLYKKKIKFSSQEQPFKKRYALGTLIAAVAIFFGNLSLAEIDRPQLLTRTFDRNYIVKYLGINVYTVYDGVKTAQANSVRASADSSDMAPVLDYLEEHHADPNETYFGQAEGRNVVFIHLESMQQFLMNLSLIEEDGVQREVTPFLNSLYNSSDSYSFSNFFHQTSQGKTSDAELLVDNSLFGLPQGSAFTQLGAENILHSGPQLLKSKGYTSAVFHGNVGSFWNRDNVYKSMGYDYFFSSETSYTLNEENSLEYGLKDKLFFQESVQYLEKMEQPFYSKFITVTNHFPFPEDELNTVFDIPDTTDQTINGFFNTVHYADQALEEFFQYMKDAGLYENTMFVLYGDHYGISNSRNRTLAPLIGKNPNQWNDYENTMLQRVPFIIHAPGIGTGKIDDTYGGQVDVLPTVLHLLGVETDSYVQVGQDLLSDEHDETVVLRNGTVITPEYTILDNFVYDTDSGRILTADLDADTDLTKEVLALKETGQVQLNMSDQIINGDLLRFYSPANFTPADKESHSYLNSPAKLQEDFEAAGADGSSLLNKNNGESTVPLYQTDAPEFPGNQTESVESEEEDSEEVNETLDETNNNQEQIQ, from the coding sequence TTGCTACAAAAAATCAAAGAAACCAATCCAAAACGTTATGGTTTCTTTCTAATTGCTGTAATACTTTTTTGGTTAAAAACTTACCTTTCTTATCAATTAGAATTCTCTTTAGGTGTAGATGGTTTTTATCAACAAATATTGCTGTTTATAAATCCTTTAGCTAGTACAATTATTATTTTAGGAATTTCTTTATGGTTTTCAGATGCAAAAAAAGGTTATCGAGCTCTGTTAGTTACCTATTTCCTTAACACTCTCCTTCTTTTTGCAAATATTTTATATTACCGAGAATTCACTGATTTTATCACAATCAAAACAATACTCAGTTCCTTTTCTTTGAGTGGCGGGATTGGGGCAAGCGCCTTGTCAATGTTAAATCTTCGCGATGTTCTTTATTGGATCGATTTATTTTTTCTGGCTTGGCTATACAAAAAGAAAATTAAATTCTCCTCTCAAGAACAACCATTCAAAAAACGTTATGCACTTGGGACACTCATCGCTGCAGTTGCTATTTTCTTCGGTAACCTTAGTCTAGCAGAAATTGACCGCCCACAGCTACTTACTCGTACCTTTGACCGTAACTACATTGTAAAGTACTTAGGTATAAATGTGTATACTGTTTATGATGGTGTTAAAACTGCGCAAGCCAATTCGGTTCGTGCAAGTGCAGACAGCTCTGACATGGCTCCAGTTCTCGATTATCTAGAGGAGCATCACGCAGACCCAAATGAAACATATTTTGGGCAAGCAGAAGGTCGTAATGTTGTATTTATTCACTTGGAAAGCATGCAACAATTTTTAATGAACCTTTCTTTAATCGAAGAAGATGGTGTCCAACGTGAAGTTACACCGTTTTTAAATAGTTTATATAATAGTTCTGACTCTTACAGCTTCTCGAATTTTTTCCATCAAACAAGCCAAGGAAAAACAAGTGATGCTGAATTACTGGTAGACAACTCTTTATTTGGTCTTCCACAAGGTTCTGCTTTTACACAACTAGGCGCAGAAAACATTTTACACTCAGGACCACAATTACTGAAATCAAAAGGATATACAAGTGCGGTATTCCATGGAAACGTGGGTTCATTTTGGAACCGCGATAATGTTTACAAATCAATGGGCTATGATTATTTCTTTAGCTCAGAGACAAGTTATACTTTGAATGAAGAAAATTCTCTTGAGTACGGATTAAAGGATAAATTATTCTTCCAAGAGTCTGTTCAATATTTAGAAAAAATGGAACAGCCTTTTTATTCGAAGTTCATTACGGTAACGAATCATTTTCCTTTCCCGGAAGATGAATTGAATACTGTTTTTGATATACCAGACACAACAGATCAAACGATTAACGGTTTCTTTAATACTGTACATTATGCGGATCAAGCTTTGGAAGAATTTTTCCAGTATATGAAAGACGCTGGTCTATATGAAAATACAATGTTTGTTCTATATGGAGACCATTACGGAATTTCTAATTCAAGAAATAGAACCTTAGCTCCATTAATCGGAAAAAATCCGAATCAATGGAATGATTACGAGAACACCATGTTGCAACGTGTGCCTTTCATTATCCATGCTCCTGGTATAGGAACTGGAAAAATTGATGATACGTATGGCGGGCAAGTCGACGTACTTCCTACTGTTCTTCACTTATTAGGAGTTGAAACAGATTCTTATGTACAAGTGGGGCAAGATTTACTTTCGGATGAGCATGATGAAACAGTTGTTTTAAGAAATGGCACAGTGATTACTCCAGAATATACTATCTTGGATAATTTTGTTTATGATACGGACTCTGGCCGAATCCTGACAGCTGATTTGGATGCAGATACAGATTTAACAAAAGAAGTCTTAGCCTTAAAAGAAACTGGACAAGTACAACTAAACATGTCTGATCAAATAATCAATGGGGATTTATTGCGTTTCTACTCACCTGCCAACTTTACTCCTGCAGATAAAGAGTCTCATAGCTATTTAAATTCACCTGCAAAACTACAAGAAGATTTCGAAGCAGCGGGAGCTGACGGATCTTCCCTTCTGAATAAAAATAACGGCGAGTCTACCGTACCTCTTTATCAGACAGATGCTCCAGAGTTCCCTGGAAACCAAACGGAATCTGTTGAATCTGAAGAGGAAGATTCGGAAGAAGTAAACGAAACACTTGATGAAACAAATAACAATCAAGAACAAATTCAATAA
- a CDS encoding response regulator transcription factor, translating to MNILMIEDNEAVCEMMDMFFEKENWNPQFEGDGKKGLETFLESQEKWDMIILDLNLPSLDGMQVCQKIRAASSYVPIIMLTARDSESDQVIGLEIGADEYVTKPFSPLTLMARIKALYRRSLLAVPGEDSTASRFDIETDHVKISTSTREAYLKDVRIESLTPKEFEIFALLASHPKQVFSREHLLTSIWEDPYFGDERTIDAHIKKLRQKIEQVGPQIIQTVWGVGYKFDDTNID from the coding sequence ATGAATATTTTAATGATTGAAGATAACGAAGCGGTATGCGAAATGATGGATATGTTTTTTGAAAAAGAAAACTGGAATCCACAATTTGAGGGAGATGGAAAAAAAGGACTGGAAACATTCCTGGAGAGTCAAGAAAAATGGGACATGATTATTCTTGATTTAAACTTGCCGAGTCTGGATGGCATGCAAGTATGCCAAAAAATCCGGGCTGCATCCTCCTATGTTCCAATTATCATGTTGACTGCAAGAGATTCAGAAAGTGATCAAGTAATCGGATTAGAAATTGGTGCCGATGAATATGTAACCAAACCATTCAGTCCGTTGACATTAATGGCTAGAATAAAAGCTTTATATCGCCGTTCACTGCTGGCTGTTCCAGGAGAAGACTCTACTGCATCGCGCTTCGATATTGAAACAGACCATGTCAAAATCAGTACATCAACAAGAGAAGCTTATTTAAAGGATGTCAGGATTGAAAGTTTAACTCCAAAAGAATTCGAAATTTTTGCTTTGCTGGCAAGTCATCCAAAACAAGTATTCTCTAGGGAACACTTACTTACCAGTATTTGGGAAGATCCTTATTTCGGCGATGAACGGACAATTGATGCTCATATTAAAAAGCTGCGTCAAAAAATAGAACAAGTGGGACCACAAATTATCCAAACAGTTTGGGGTGTGGGGTATAAATTTGATGACACAAATATCGATTAG
- a CDS encoding NADPH-dependent oxidoreductase, with translation MNPVIELQLEHKSIRRFKKELISEDLVSTLVDVAQHTATSNYAQSYSIMSITDVDKKKRIAEIGKQSYIAESGHLFIMLADQARNAAIVEESGEKTEIFSSFDKFFIGATDAILAAQNIIIAAESLGIGGVLLGSILNEVDELSELLDLPAFVVPVLGIALGYPDQEPQSKPRLPQKLVHFENNYPKWQNISSKLEDYDNTVTEYYNARESNKRIETFAQMITHWSLVTHPGRLKMLNYIQKQKLIKF, from the coding sequence ATGAACCCAGTAATAGAATTACAATTAGAACATAAAAGTATCAGAAGATTTAAGAAAGAACTAATTAGTGAGGACCTTGTTTCAACATTAGTTGATGTCGCTCAGCATACTGCGACCAGTAATTATGCACAATCATACTCCATTATGAGTATCACAGATGTTGACAAGAAAAAGAGAATTGCTGAAATCGGGAAACAGTCGTATATTGCAGAATCAGGGCATTTATTTATTATGCTTGCAGATCAAGCCAGAAATGCAGCCATTGTTGAAGAATCAGGAGAAAAGACAGAGATTTTTTCTTCATTTGATAAATTCTTCATTGGTGCAACAGATGCTATTCTAGCAGCTCAGAATATCATTATTGCCGCTGAGAGTTTAGGTATTGGTGGGGTATTACTTGGAAGTATATTAAATGAAGTGGACGAACTTAGTGAGCTTTTAGATTTACCTGCTTTTGTTGTTCCAGTTCTTGGGATAGCTCTAGGTTATCCGGATCAAGAACCACAGTCAAAACCTCGACTTCCTCAAAAATTAGTACACTTTGAAAATAACTATCCAAAATGGCAAAACATATCAAGCAAACTGGAAGATTACGATAATACAGTTACTGAATATTATAATGCTCGTGAATCAAATAAACGAATTGAAACATTTGCTCAAATGATTACTCATTGGAGTTTAGTAACACATCCTGGTCGTTTGAAAATGTTAAATTACATTCAAAAACAGAAATTGATCAAGTTTTAA
- the cas1 gene encoding type II CRISPR-associated endonuclease Cas1, translating to MYVEHQYYVSVRGNSFRFANLVTKEEHFVPLDEIEWLIFNNEKSYFTKRLVTVCMEKGIGILFCDLKHNPGCLLSTSYGHSQRVTRLRTQLALQKKTKNRLWRKIVIAKINNQADCLAEALHKEDATKKIRSIGKTVVEGDPHNREAYAARIYFINLFGAGFRRGRFDDAVNASLNYGYALVRALIRRELALHGLEASLGIKHESVENPFNLSDDIIEAYRPFVDAMVYEKIYDKKIISLELEEKKQLLQVFMEKCVIDNKVFTINDAVSVTVESYIKCIEENSAAPLKLPMFIEGGK from the coding sequence GTGTATGTTGAACATCAATATTATGTATCGGTTAGGGGAAATAGTTTTCGATTCGCAAACCTTGTTACTAAGGAGGAACATTTTGTGCCGCTCGATGAAATTGAGTGGTTGATATTCAACAATGAAAAAAGTTATTTCACAAAACGCCTCGTAACTGTCTGTATGGAAAAAGGAATTGGGATCCTTTTTTGTGATTTAAAACACAATCCAGGTTGTTTATTGTCGACTTCCTATGGGCACAGTCAAAGAGTTACTCGCTTAAGAACACAATTAGCTCTTCAAAAAAAGACAAAAAACCGTCTATGGAGAAAAATTGTTATCGCTAAGATAAACAATCAAGCAGATTGTTTAGCAGAAGCACTTCATAAAGAAGATGCAACAAAGAAGATTCGTAGCATAGGTAAGACGGTTGTAGAAGGGGATCCTCATAACCGCGAAGCATATGCAGCGAGGATTTATTTTATTAATTTATTTGGCGCTGGATTTAGGCGAGGCAGATTTGATGATGCTGTAAATGCAAGCTTAAACTATGGATATGCTCTTGTTAGAGCATTAATTAGGCGTGAATTAGCTTTACATGGATTGGAAGCTAGCTTGGGAATTAAACATGAGTCAGTTGAAAATCCCTTTAATTTGTCTGATGATATCATCGAAGCATATAGGCCATTCGTAGATGCAATGGTTTATGAAAAAATATATGATAAAAAAATTATTTCTTTGGAATTAGAAGAAAAGAAACAGTTACTACAGGTTTTTATGGAAAAATGTGTTATTGATAATAAAGTGTTTACAATTAATGATGCAGTCAGTGTGACGGTTGAGTCCTATATTAAGTGCATTGAAGAAAATAGCGCAGCACCACTCAAACTGCCAATGTTTATAGAAGGAGGTAAATGA
- a CDS encoding class I SAM-dependent rRNA methyltransferase, which yields MEPQRAITVNSKSATYIKKGEPLLIKESFPKEINFEEGEIVELVTPQGEFVANAYLAQQNKGIGWVYSCIKGTAFDVSFFLQQFHSAIEKRKELLNDEMTTAFRLFNAEGDGIPGVTVDFYEGYAVFSWYSEGIYYYQAEIIQAFKEVFPFVKGIYEKRRYQQNDKQVSDFVAGEKAPEPLYIKENGILYATNLDDGWMTGIFLDQRHVRNALMERYAGGKTVLNTFSYTGAFSVAAVLGGARQTTSVDVANRSLEKTKEQFVINGINPEEQMIRVMDVFDYIQYAKRKELHFDIIVVDPPSFARSKKRTFSVTKDYSKMIEDLIDISSEDGIFVCSSNAANYKRDKFKADIEKAFHNKNVSYKILEEFRLPEDFPVPKASPISDYLKVFIIQRV from the coding sequence ATGGAACCACAAAGAGCAATTACTGTTAACTCGAAATCAGCGACCTATATTAAAAAAGGAGAGCCTTTGTTGATAAAGGAAAGTTTTCCTAAAGAAATAAATTTTGAAGAAGGAGAAATTGTTGAATTAGTTACACCACAAGGAGAATTTGTAGCAAATGCTTATTTAGCTCAACAGAATAAAGGGATTGGCTGGGTTTATAGCTGTATTAAGGGTACTGCATTTGATGTATCATTCTTTTTACAACAATTTCATTCTGCAATTGAAAAGCGAAAAGAATTATTAAATGATGAAATGACGACTGCTTTTCGTTTGTTTAATGCAGAAGGGGATGGTATTCCTGGTGTTACAGTCGATTTTTATGAAGGTTATGCGGTTTTTTCTTGGTATAGTGAAGGGATTTATTATTACCAAGCTGAAATTATTCAAGCATTTAAAGAAGTATTTCCTTTTGTAAAGGGGATCTACGAGAAGCGCCGTTACCAGCAAAATGACAAACAAGTAAGTGATTTTGTAGCGGGAGAAAAAGCACCTGAACCACTTTACATAAAGGAAAATGGCATTCTTTACGCAACCAATCTGGACGATGGTTGGATGACGGGAATATTCTTAGATCAACGTCACGTTCGAAATGCTCTGATGGAAAGATATGCTGGAGGAAAAACAGTCTTAAATACTTTTAGCTATACAGGAGCTTTTTCAGTGGCCGCAGTATTGGGAGGAGCAAGACAGACAACCAGTGTCGATGTCGCTAATCGTTCGCTTGAGAAAACGAAGGAGCAATTTGTAATAAATGGAATAAATCCAGAAGAACAAATGATTCGGGTAATGGATGTTTTTGACTACATTCAGTACGCTAAAAGAAAAGAACTTCACTTTGATATCATTGTTGTAGATCCGCCTAGTTTTGCACGCAGCAAAAAACGCACTTTTTCAGTGACGAAAGATTACTCTAAAATGATTGAAGATTTAATTGATATCAGTTCAGAAGACGGCATTTTTGTTTGCTCGTCAAATGCAGCAAACTACAAACGCGATAAATTCAAAGCAGATATAGAAAAAGCTTTCCATAACAAAAATGTTTCTTACAAAATATTAGAAGAATTTCGTTTGCCGGAAGATTTTCCAGTGCCAAAAGCAAGCCCAATAAGCGATTATCTAAAAGTATTCATAATACAAAGAGTGTGA
- a CDS encoding sensor histidine kinase, with protein sequence MRFIYKQLMGFFIVIFITATTIGLVFVRFLVGNIYEQKEEQLFGYAESIIDEKMSTQEIQAGMKIVSHQDVLLALYNDQDRLVYPTNDLRFVSGLSEQELSRLENGERISLTRRDRGFMNENISIVTVYLPLFHAVTGEFTGFVAVASPVSGIQSDISEIHKNILLTVLLVGGVAILISIGIADYLTRRIIRMRKATNEITQGNFDISLVDYQKDEFDELSHDFNLMVQSLKESQVEIERQENLRRQFMMDIAHEMRTPLTSINGILEGLSHDMIPEKSRERSIALMHQETKRMIRMVNENLDYEKIRSNQVVLVKQEFSASEALQNVQEQLTKKAASKGNIIRIYVNPEDLKIYADYDRFIQILVNLINNAIQFTEKGTITLTAEETADESVIKVSDTGIGIEEKEILSIWERFYKVDISRKNNKFGESGIGLAIVQSLVKNHKGKIDVQSEPHKGTTFTITFPKKDRV encoded by the coding sequence TTGAGGTTTATTTATAAACAATTAATGGGATTTTTTATCGTGATTTTTATCACTGCAACGACAATTGGTTTGGTATTTGTACGTTTTTTAGTTGGGAATATTTATGAACAAAAAGAAGAGCAATTGTTCGGTTATGCAGAATCGATTATAGATGAAAAAATGTCGACACAAGAAATTCAAGCAGGAATGAAAATTGTCTCCCATCAAGATGTGTTATTGGCATTGTATAATGATCAAGATCGGTTAGTTTATCCTACTAATGACTTGCGATTCGTAAGTGGACTTTCTGAACAGGAGTTAAGTCGTTTGGAAAACGGTGAAAGAATCTCTTTGACCCGTCGAGATCGCGGATTTATGAATGAAAATATCTCAATCGTAACTGTATATTTGCCACTTTTTCATGCTGTAACAGGTGAATTTACAGGTTTCGTTGCAGTTGCTTCTCCTGTTAGCGGCATTCAAAGTGATATTTCTGAGATCCATAAAAACATCTTGTTAACAGTTTTGTTAGTCGGCGGAGTTGCAATTTTGATTAGTATTGGAATTGCTGATTACTTAACACGTCGAATTATTCGTATGCGAAAAGCAACAAATGAAATCACACAAGGGAATTTTGATATATCTCTGGTAGATTATCAAAAAGATGAGTTTGATGAACTTTCACATGACTTTAATTTAATGGTACAGTCTTTAAAAGAATCACAAGTAGAAATAGAACGCCAAGAAAATTTGCGTAGACAATTCATGATGGATATTGCGCATGAAATGCGGACACCTTTGACAAGTATTAATGGAATCTTAGAAGGGCTTTCGCATGATATGATTCCAGAGAAGAGTCGTGAACGTAGTATCGCACTTATGCACCAAGAAACGAAACGAATGATCCGGATGGTAAATGAGAATTTGGATTACGAAAAAATACGTTCAAATCAAGTCGTATTAGTAAAACAAGAGTTTTCAGCTAGTGAAGCTTTGCAAAATGTTCAGGAGCAATTGACGAAAAAAGCTGCAAGCAAGGGAAATATCATTCGTATTTATGTTAATCCCGAGGATTTAAAAATTTACGCAGACTATGATCGATTTATTCAAATACTCGTGAATTTAATAAACAATGCTATTCAGTTTACAGAAAAAGGTACAATAACGTTAACAGCGGAAGAGACTGCTGATGAATCAGTTATCAAAGTAAGTGACACAGGGATAGGGATAGAGGAGAAAGAGATTTTAAGTATCTGGGAAAGATTTTATAAAGTGGATATTTCTCGAAAAAACAATAAATTTGGGGAAAGCGGTATTGGCTTAGCGATTGTTCAATCTTTAGTGAAAAATCACAAGGGAAAAATTGATGTCCAAAGCGAACCGCACAAAGGAACCACCTTCACCATCACATTCCCCAAAAAAGATAGAGTGTGA
- a CDS encoding single-stranded DNA-binding protein, with translation MNHVSIIGRLVRPIELQEVGTGRFVCNNTLAVQRIRKKDDGQQQADFIPIVVWDKTAHLLKQYCSKGTLLGVNGRMVSRSYVNKQNQQVYVVEMIVEEIHFIESKKKVEEAVEIPF, from the coding sequence ATGAATCATGTTTCAATAATTGGACGTTTAGTTCGGCCAATTGAGCTTCAAGAAGTCGGTACTGGTAGATTTGTATGTAATAATACGTTAGCTGTTCAACGGATTCGTAAAAAAGATGACGGGCAGCAACAAGCAGATTTTATTCCCATTGTTGTTTGGGATAAAACCGCACATTTATTAAAACAATATTGTTCAAAAGGTACATTGCTAGGCGTAAACGGCAGAATGGTCTCTCGTTCTTATGTTAATAAACAAAACCAGCAGGTATATGTCGTAGAAATGATTGTCGAGGAAATTCATTTTATAGAGTCGAAGAAAAAAGTAGAAGAAGCTGTAGAAATCCCATTTTAA
- a CDS encoding gluconeogenesis factor YvcK family protein, with protein sequence MSENMKSKRRQKSMVVIGGGTGLPVILKHLKQYNVDLTAIVTVADDGGSSGVIRDYVNIIPPGDIRNCMNALSDLPDLYKEIFQYRFDSSDDFFSGHAIGNLVIAALAEMKGNIFDAVRLLSIMMQVKGKIYAAAEEPLTLYAQFEDGEIVKGESQIAKHRKKIERVAVKPLDETREAKASRDVIRSIREADIIVIGPGSLYTSILPNLMISDLGKAVVESEAEVVYICNIMTQLGETENFSDADHVKVLHKHLNHKFINTVLVNTEEVPEEYLDQQADEEYLFQVRHDFQALRDENCRVISADFLNVKEGGVYHDGEKVASEIMNLTSSMRVNHS encoded by the coding sequence ATGAGTGAGAACATGAAATCCAAAAGACGGCAAAAAAGTATGGTCGTTATTGGTGGGGGAACTGGTTTACCAGTTATTTTAAAACATTTGAAACAATACAATGTAGACTTAACAGCCATTGTAACGGTTGCGGATGATGGTGGAAGCAGCGGTGTAATTCGAGATTATGTCAATATCATTCCGCCTGGCGATATTCGAAACTGCATGAACGCACTGTCAGATCTTCCTGACTTGTATAAAGAAATCTTTCAGTATCGTTTTGATTCGAGTGATGATTTCTTTTCAGGGCATGCAATCGGTAATTTAGTGATTGCTGCCTTGGCAGAGATGAAAGGAAATATCTTTGATGCTGTACGATTATTATCAATCATGATGCAAGTAAAAGGGAAAATTTATGCTGCTGCTGAAGAACCGTTAACATTGTATGCTCAATTTGAAGACGGTGAAATCGTAAAGGGCGAATCTCAAATCGCTAAGCATCGTAAAAAAATCGAGAGAGTTGCTGTAAAACCCTTGGACGAAACACGGGAAGCTAAAGCTTCTCGCGATGTGATTCGTTCCATTCGTGAAGCTGATATTATTGTAATCGGGCCAGGAAGTTTGTATACCAGTATCCTGCCAAATTTAATGATTTCTGATTTAGGGAAAGCAGTCGTGGAATCAGAAGCAGAAGTGGTCTATATATGCAATATCATGACGCAATTAGGTGAAACGGAAAACTTTTCAGATGCTGATCATGTAAAAGTTCTACATAAACACTTGAATCATAAATTTATTAATACCGTTTTGGTAAATACGGAAGAAGTTCCTGAAGAGTATTTAGACCAACAAGCTGACGAAGAATATTTGTTTCAAGTACGTCATGATTTTCAAGCATTACGTGATGAAAACTGCCGGGTAATTTCTGCAGACTTTTTAAATGTAAAAGAGGGCGGCGTTTACCATGATGGAGAAAAAGTAGCGTCGGAAATAATGAATCTTACTTCTTCAATGAGAGTAAATCATTCATAA
- the rapZ gene encoding RNase adapter RapZ, with protein sequence MADILELVIITGMSGAGKTVVLQTFEDLGYFCVDNMPPSLLPKFWELVKESGKISRVCLVIDLRSRAFFDEIMTAVGSLDNTSFITTKTIFLDASDDVLVSRYKETRRNHPLTQSSGTVSEGIQKERELLTDIRSRAQWIIDTSRTTPRQLRESILEKFQDQEHGLFHIEVVSFGFKYSAPIDADIVMDVRFLPNPHYIDELRPLTGLDKAVYDYVMQQPETETFYRKFTDLLDYIIPGYKKEGKTSVTIAIGCTGGQHRSVALSERVGLHLSNDGYAVNISHRDKNKRKEAVNRS encoded by the coding sequence ATGGCTGATATACTTGAACTAGTGATTATTACAGGCATGAGTGGAGCAGGGAAAACAGTAGTACTGCAGACTTTTGAAGATTTAGGATATTTTTGTGTGGATAATATGCCCCCAAGTTTATTGCCGAAATTTTGGGAACTAGTAAAAGAATCAGGCAAGATTAGTCGAGTGTGTTTAGTGATTGATTTACGTTCTAGAGCTTTTTTTGACGAAATTATGACGGCAGTCGGCAGTCTAGATAATACCTCTTTTATTACAACTAAAACGATTTTCTTGGATGCATCCGATGATGTATTAGTTTCTCGCTACAAAGAGACAAGAAGAAATCATCCCTTGACTCAGTCTTCTGGAACGGTGTCGGAGGGAATTCAAAAAGAACGAGAATTATTAACAGATATTCGTAGTCGTGCTCAATGGATTATTGATACAAGTCGAACGACACCTCGTCAGCTTCGTGAGAGTATACTGGAGAAATTTCAAGATCAAGAGCATGGGCTTTTTCATATTGAAGTAGTTTCTTTTGGATTTAAATACAGTGCACCAATTGATGCGGATATTGTAATGGATGTACGATTTTTGCCTAATCCACATTATATCGACGAGTTACGTCCATTAACAGGGCTGGACAAGGCTGTTTATGACTATGTAATGCAACAACCTGAAACGGAAACTTTTTACCGAAAGTTTACTGATTTATTAGATTATATAATTCCTGGCTATAAAAAAGAAGGAAAAACGTCTGTTACGATAGCAATTGGTTGTACCGGTGGACAACACCGCTCCGTAGCATTATCGGAAAGAGTCGGACTTCATCTATCGAATGATGGATACGCGGTTAATATTTCTCACCGCGATAAAAATAAACGAAAAGAGGCTGTGAATCGGTCATGA